The Miscanthus floridulus cultivar M001 chromosome 17, ASM1932011v1, whole genome shotgun sequence genome has a window encoding:
- the LOC136517262 gene encoding periodic tryptophan protein 2-like: MNYGFQNLLGAPYRGGDAIFAGDSSVLLSAVGNRVASTDLAASSSLTLPFESSSNVTRLAASPSGDFLLAADDNGRALYANLRRRAVLHRVSFKGAPSAIRFSPDGQLIAVAVGKVVQIWRSPGFRREFFPFHLLRTFPGFAAGVTAFDWSPDSAFLLASCKDLTARLLPVKKGLGGKPFLFLGHRAAVVGAFFATDKKTGRVKGVYTVSKDGAIFTWNLVEGNEENDTSPPPSPGTPEQGSEQNDVMELDDGSRERKILGDLEEPDTKLHLAKWELREKHFFKQSPAKLTACDYHRELDMVVVGFSSGVFGLYQMPDFVCLHLLSISREKITTAIFNSLGNWLVFGCAKLGQLLVWEWRSESYILKQQGHYFDVNCIAYSPDSQLLATGADDNKVKVWTVSSGFCFITFSEHTNAVTAVHFMANNHSLLSASLDGTIRAWDLFRYRNFRTFTTPSPRQFVSLTADQSGEVICAGTLDSFEIFVWSMKTGRLLDVLSGHEGPVHGLMFSPINAILASSSWDKTVRLWDVFESKGAVETFQHSHDVLTLAYRPDGRQIACSTLDGLIHFWDPSDGLLMYTIEGRRDIAGGRLMTDRRSAANTSIGKYFTTLCYSADGSSILAGGNTKYICMYDVGEQVLLRRFQITRNLSLDGVLDFLNSKKMTDAGALDLIDDEDSDVEEGIDRQTRGNLGLGLPGSMANRGRPIARTKCVKFAPTGRSFAAATTDGVLLYSVDESFIFDPTDLDIDVTPEKVEEALAENQQQRALILSLRLNEDSLIKKCIFAVDPSDVRAICSAIPYKYLQRLIDAFAGLLESCPHLEFILLWSQELCKVHGHYIQQNSRTLLPSLKSLQKSITRLHQDLADTCSSNEYLLKYLCTAGTKN; this comes from the exons ATGAACTACGGCTTCCAGAACCTCCTCGGCGCGCCGTACCGCGGCGGCGACGCCATCTTCGCGGGAGACTCATCCGTTCTCCTCTCCGCCGTCGGCAACCGCGTGGCCTCCACCGACCTCGCCGCCTCCTCGTCCCTCACCCTCCCCTTCGAGTCCTCATCCAACGTCACCCGCCTTGCCGCCTCCCCCTCGGGCGACTTCCTCCTCGCGGCCGATGACAACGGCCGCGCGCTCTATGCCAAcctccgccgccgcgccgtcCTCCACCGCGTCTCCTTCAAGGGCGCGCCGTCAGCCATCCGCTTCAGCCCCGACGGTCAGCTCATCGCCGTGGCCGTCGGGAAGGTCGTGCAGATCTGGCGCTCCCCGGGGTTCCGCAGGGAGTTCTTCCCTTTCCACCTCCTCCGCACCTTCCCGGGCTTCGCCGCTGGCGTGACAGCATTCGATTGGTCCCCGGACTCTGCGTTCCTCCTCGCGTCCTGCAAGGACCTGACAGCTCGGCTCTTGCCTGTCAAGAAGGGACTAGGAGGCAAGCCCTTCCTTTTCCTTGGCCATCGCGCGGCTGTCGTAGGTGCCTTCTTTGCCACGGATAAGAAGACAGGGAGAGTCAAGGGGGTTTATACAGTCTCCAAGGATGGAGCTATCTTTACATGGAATTTGGTGGAAGGAAATGAGGAAAATGATACTTCACCTCCGCCATCACCAGGGACGCCAGAGCAGGGGTCAGAACAGAATGATGTCATGGAACTGGATGATGGGAGCAGGGAAAGGAAGATTTTAGGAGATTTGGAGGAACCAGACACTAAGCTGCATTTGGCAAAATGGGAGCTGCGGGAAAAGCATTTCTTCAAGCAGTCACCGGCTAAGTTAACAGCATGTGATTACCACCGGGAGCTTGACATGGTGGTGGTTGGATTCTCTAGTGGAGTATTTGGGCTGTACCAGATGCCAGACTTTGTGTGCCTCCACTTGCTGTCAATATCAAGAGAGAAGATCACCACTGCTATTTTCAACAGTTTGGGGAATTGGCTTGTCTTTGGATGCGCCAAACTTGGGCAGCTTCTGGTCTGGGAGTGGCGGTCGGAGAGCTACATTTTGAAACAGCAGGGACACTACTTTGATGTGAATTGCATTGCGTACTCACCAGATTCTCAGTTATTGGCCACTGGAGCTGATGATAACAAAGTCAAG GTCTGGACAGTTTCATCTGGGTTCTGTTTCATAACATTTTCGGAGCATACAAATGCTGTTACTGCAGTTCATTTTATGGCCAATAACCATTCTCTTCTAAGTGCCTCACTTGACGGGACTATTCGAGCATGGGATTTGTTCCGCTATCGCAACTTCAGAACATTTACCACCCCTTCACCTAGGCAGTTTGTTTCTTTAACCGCAGACCAGAGTGGAGAAGTAATATGTGCTGGAACACTTGATTCATTTGAG ATTTTTGTTTGGTCAATGAAAACTGGTCGATTGTTGGATGTACTCAGTGGCCACGAAGGACCAGTGCATGGTCTAATGTTTTCTCCAATCAAT GCTATTCTGGCTTCATCATCATGGGACAAAACTGTTCGCCTTTGGGATGTCTTTGAGAGCAAGGGTGCAGTGGAAACCTTTCAGCACTCACACGATGTTCTTACTTTAGCTTATCGACCCGATGGAAGGCAGATAGCATGCAGTACTTTAGATGGCCTAATCCATTTCTGGGATCCATCTGATGGTTTGTTGATGTATACCATTGAGGGCCGCAGGGATATTGCTGGGGGTCGCCTCATGACTGACAGGAGATCTGCAGCTAATACAAGTATAGGAAAGTACTTCACAACGTTGTGCTATTCTGCTGATGGAAGTTCTATTTTAGCTGGAGGAAACACTAAATATATTTGCATGTATGATGTTGGAGAACAG GTGCTGTTGCGTAGATTCCAGATCACTCGCAATCTCTCATTGGATGGAGTTCTTGATTTTCTGAACTCAAAGAAGATGACAGATGCTGGTGCACTTGATCTAATTGATGATGAAGACAGTGATGTTGAAGAAGGAATTGATCGACAGACTAGAGGAAACCTAGGGCTTGGTTTACCTGGATCAATGGCAAATCGTGGAAGACCCATAGCTCGGACAAAATGTGTTAAGTTTGCTCCAACTGGAAGATCGTTTGCTGCAGCGACCACTGATGGTGTTTTATTGTACTCAGTTGACGAATCATTTATTTTTGATCCAACGGACCTTGACATTGATGTTACGCCTGAG AAAGTAGAGGAAGCTCTTGCAGAAAACCAACAGCAGAGAGCCCTTATACTTAGCCTTCGGTTAAATGAGGACTCCTTGATTAAGAAGTGCATATTCGCAGTTGATCCATCCGATGTAAGAGCAATTTGTTCAGCAATTCCTTACAAGTATCTCCAAAGATTGATTGATGCTTTTGCTGGTCTCTTGGAAAGTTGTCCCCATCTGGAATTTATCCTCCTGTGGTCTCAG GAGCTATGTAAGGTCCATGGCCACTATATTCAACAGAACTCCAGAACTTTGCTTCCTTCTCTGAAATCATTGCAGAAGTCTATAACAAGACTACATCAGGATTTGGCAGACACTTGCTCTTCTAATGAGTACTTGTTGAAATATCTGTGCACTGCTGGTACAAAGAATTAG